ACGCCGGTGAGCTGGTTCTCCGGGCGGTTCACGAGGTAGTGGCTCCAGAGCGACGTGAGCGTTTTGTGGTCGCCCGACTTGTAGACCGGGTCATCACCGAAGGCCTGCTTCCAGCACGCGAGCGCACGTCCCTCTTCTTCCGTTCGCACCTGCCAACAACAGGTGTTCCCGCTGAAGAACGCGACGTTCCCGCCGGTGCCGATGAACGCCTCCAGGTTGTCGCGCATCGGCGCGGACCAATACTCGTCGTGCCCGACACTGAGCACGAGTTTGTAGTTCTTGAGCAACTCGGGGTGGAACTCGAGATCGAGGTTCGTGCAGTAGTCGAGTGCATAGCCGGCTTTCTCGGCCCACTTCACGAACGGCTCTTCCCACTGCGGGAATTGCGAGTGCTGGGGCCGGTCGAACGACACGCGCCGGCCCTGGACCTTGTGTCGACCGTGGTAGGAGTAGAGGCTGTAGCCGTTCCAGTTCGTGTATGCGTTGTAGGTGTTGGTCGAGAGCTGAATGAGGATGCTGGCGTCGCGTCCCGGGTGCTTCGGTCGGAGGACGAAGAACGCGCTCGCGAGGTCGCCCGCCGGTCCTTTCGTGCTCGCGAACACTACCGAGTAGTAACCGGTTTTCCACCCCGTGGTGCGAACGGTCAAGCCGACCGGCCAGTGGCACCCGTGCGAGGAGGCGTCTTTGGGAATGTCGTGGGATTTGGGGTTCTCGACGAGGCCGCTCGCGACCTCCTCTTTCGTGGCGCCGTGGCGGTACACCTTGTACCCGATCGCGTCGCCCTGGCACGACAGCCGCACCTGCACGTCTTCCCCCGCGACGTAGCTCTGAGGCATCGCGTAGGCTTCGACGAGCGGGCGCTTCGGCGGTTGCGCGGCGCGGGCCTTTCGGGGCAGCGTGTTACCGAGTGCGACCGCGGCGCCGGTTTGCAGCGCGGTCCGACGGGAGACGGGTTCGTTCATGGCAGCGGGTCCGGAGGGCAGCGTGGGAGAACCGCAGTGTACCAACGAGTGTGAACGCGGGGCAAAACGATTCTGGGACCGCGCTCATTTGCCCAGGAAGACGAGTTCCGCTACCACGGTCAGGTCCGCGCCGCTGCCGCTTTGAAGGAACCCGGACCCGCGTGCGGTGGCGTCGAGAACGAGGATGTGATGGCTCGATGCCACCGTGCGGTGATCGGTGGTCGTGGCGTCGCGTGCGCTGGCGAGCTGACCGCCTCCGGCGATCTTGTACGCGCTCACCGCGCCGCTCGCGCTCGACTTGCCCGCGAACGCGGCCTGCTCATCGGACCGCCAGTCCCACCCCGCAGGTACCGTGCTCACGGCGAAGGTGACTGTGCCGTAGCGATTGGTAGCCACGACCCGGTGGCTGCGCACGTACCACCCCGGGGGCGGCGAGTAGACCGCACGTTGGGACTCGCGCCCGGTTCCACCTACGGCGAGCGACAGAGACAGTACCGGAAGCGTTTGCGTGGTACCGATTGCGGGCGCTGGGATGTGTTCATCGACGGGGTTCGCGGTTGCCGCTCCACCAAGGGAAACGGCTATCGCAACGACCGGGGCGAGCAGCGTTTGTGCCGGGGACATGATCGGTCTCCTTACCGGAACGTGATCCGAACCGCACGACACTTCGCAACCGTCGCGCCCGCAACTGGGAAAAACGCCAGAATGTAAGATTGCCAGGGCGAGCGGGCTGCCCGGCTTGCCGGGACGTGTCCCTCTTAACACGCCGCGCACTCGGTTGCGCGATCCCGTGCGCCCCGCTGGGTACTTCACCAGCGGAGGCGAGAAAAACCGCATTTTTCGTCGGGTGAAACAATGTTCGGTAGCGGACCCGATCCATGCTGAAAAGGGGCGCAACATTTGCTCCCGTAATATCTCAAATCGCCTTGTTTTCAGCTCTCACACGCATTTCTTGTAAGAGGGTTACTATCCAGATAAGAAACTTGATACCTGGGTCTTGACAACGTTCGGCCATGAGATGAAGATGTCCGTCCAATGACTGCTGCGGGCCACCCCAGCAAACGGTCGGAAGCACTCGCGCTGTCTACAGTTGGGTCGCACCGGGGCACGAATCGCCTTCCCGGTCACATCTGGCAGGAAGCCCGTAATACTAATTCCCGGAGAACGACGTGCGCCTTGGCGGGCGCAACGAGCGGACGGCCTTTGTACCCACAGGCGCGCGAGTGCGCACCGTAGGGCGGTTCATGCCTTCCGCCGGAGTACGTTTCCCGACGTGAACCGATTGAGCCTTTGTCACGGAGACCAGCCCCGTGAGTACGAACACCCCTCTCTCGCCCCGCCCCCACTCCCCAGTGTCCTGGGATCAGGATGCCGATCACATTCGACTCGCCGCCGTCATCGAATCCGCGGCACTAGCCATCATCAGCACGGACCCGGACTGGAACGTTCGGTCGTGGAACACCGCGGCCGAGACCCTCTTCGGGTACCGGGCGGGGGAAATGATCGGCCGGTCCGTTCTCGAACTCGTTCCCCAGGAACAACGTAACGACGTTCTGGCGCTCGCCGAGCGCGTGCGGGGAGGCGAGGTCGTGGCGCCGTTCGCCGCGCTCCGGCTGCACAAGGACGGCGCGCTGGTGCAGGTCACCGTCACCATCTGGCCCGTTCGAGTGGCGGACGAGTTCCTCGGGTTGGGGATCACGTACTCCGATCGGGCCGGGCAGGGGCGCGCGGAGGCCGAGACCCGGCGCACCCATTCCGACTTGGAGCGCCAGGTCGGTGACCGCACCCGGGAACTCGCCACCGCGTCCGAGGGCCGGCGCTCGAGCGAGGAGCGGTTCCGCCTGCTCGTCGAGGGCGTGCGGGACTACGCGATCGTGATCCTTGATCCGAAGGGGCGCGTGACGAGCTGGAACGCCGGTGCCGAGCGCATCACCGGGTTCGCGGCCGATGAGGTGATGGGCCGGCACCTGGGGATGTTCTACCTGCCCGGGGGCGCGAACGCCGCGTGGATCGAGAACGCCCCGGAGGACGCGCGATTCGAGCACGAGGGGTGGCGCGTGCGCAAGGACGGGTCGCGGTTCTGGGCCAACAGCGTCATCACGCCGATCCGGGACGCGGACGGCACGGTCCTGGGGTTCTCGTCGGTGACGCGCGACCTGACCGAGCGCGAGCGCGCGGAAGAAAGCTTGCGCCAGCGGACGGGCGAACTGGAGATCGCGAACCGGGAACTGGCCCAGAGGAACACCGAGAACGAGATGTTCGTGTACAGCGTGTCGCACGACCTCCGGTCCCCGCTCGTGAACCTCCAGGGGTTCAGCCGGGAACTGGAGAAGGCGGCGCGCGGACTGTCCGAGTTGCTCGCCGAGGGGGACGTTCCGTCGACCGTGCAAGAACGGGCGCGGGCCATTCTGGACGGGCGCGTCACCAAGTCGATCGGGTTCATTCACTCGGCCGTCACGCGCCTGAGCAACATTATCGACGCCCTGCTGCGCCTGTCCCGCGCCGGGCGCGTGGACTACCGGTGGGAGTCGGTCGATATGGGGCAGATCGCCGCCCAGGTCGTGAAGGCCGCACAGTCCACGATCACCGAACGTGGCGCGACCGTTACTGTGGGGGCGCTGCCGGCCGCGTGGGGGGACTCCACGGCCCTCGAACAGGTGCTCGGGAACCTGGTCGGTAACGCGCTGGTGTACCTGGACCCCGCGCGCCCGGGGCTGATCGAGATCGGGAGTATGAGTTGCGGCGACGGGATGCGCACGTACTTCGTGCGCGACAACGGATT
This region of Gemmata massiliana genomic DNA includes:
- a CDS encoding N,N-dimethylformamidase beta subunit family domain-containing protein yields the protein MNEPVSRRTALQTGAAVALGNTLPRKARAAQPPKRPLVEAYAMPQSYVAGEDVQVRLSCQGDAIGYKVYRHGATKEEVASGLVENPKSHDIPKDASSHGCHWPVGLTVRTTGWKTGYYSVVFASTKGPAGDLASAFFVLRPKHPGRDASILIQLSTNTYNAYTNWNGYSLYSYHGRHKVQGRRVSFDRPQHSQFPQWEEPFVKWAEKAGYALDYCTNLDLEFHPELLKNYKLVLSVGHDEYWSAPMRDNLEAFIGTGGNVAFFSGNTCCWQVRTEEEGRALACWKQAFGDDPVYKSGDHKTLTSLWSHYLVNRPENQLTGVGFLWGGYHRSHDQLMDGSGAFTAHRPDHWLFAGTNLKRGDTFGAKLPGYKVVGYECDGCELIWKDGLPFPTHTDGTPKNFEVLATAPARWHPDDCEWYEKWQKGRAGNAVVGSYTRGGTVVTVGTTDWSFGLRGNDANVVRITRNVLDKLGK
- a CDS encoding PAS domain S-box protein codes for the protein MSTNTPLSPRPHSPVSWDQDADHIRLAAVIESAALAIISTDPDWNVRSWNTAAETLFGYRAGEMIGRSVLELVPQEQRNDVLALAERVRGGEVVAPFAALRLHKDGALVQVTVTIWPVRVADEFLGLGITYSDRAGQGRAEAETRRTHSDLERQVGDRTRELATASEGRRSSEERFRLLVEGVRDYAIVILDPKGRVTSWNAGAERITGFAADEVMGRHLGMFYLPGGANAAWIENAPEDARFEHEGWRVRKDGSRFWANSVITPIRDADGTVLGFSSVTRDLTERERAEESLRQRTGELEIANRELAQRNTENEMFVYSVSHDLRSPLVNLQGFSRELEKAARGLSELLAEGDVPSTVQERARAILDGRVTKSIGFIHSAVTRLSNIIDALLRLSRAGRVDYRWESVDMGQIAAQVVKAAQSTITERGATVTVGALPAAWGDSTALEQVLGNLVGNALVYLDPARPGLIEIGSMSCGDGMRTYFVRDNGLGIDPGHQQKIFHAFQRAHPGVGSGEGLGLAIVSRVIERHRGRVWVESRAGTGSTFFFTLPVSTNGH